A region from the Bacteroidota bacterium genome encodes:
- a CDS encoding ABC transporter permease translates to MFQLFGKYFLLMREVFHRPQKWRAFRKQLFIEFVSLGVESLGIVAIISVFMGAVLAIQTAFNIDLPLVPMTMVGFTTRQGVILEFSPTIISLILAGKVGSRIASEIGTMRVTEQIDALEIMGVNPANFLILPKIAASILINPFLIIFSMFLGIFGGWLACVTTNLVSSSDYVTGIRSWFNPYTITYALTKTVVFAYLISSVSAFHGYIIRGGALEVGSASTKAVVQSSILIIIFNLILTQLLLT, encoded by the coding sequence ATGTTCCAGCTTTTCGGAAAATATTTTTTACTGATGCGGGAGGTTTTTCACCGGCCCCAAAAATGGCGTGCTTTCCGTAAGCAGTTATTCATAGAGTTCGTGAGCCTCGGTGTGGAATCTTTGGGGATAGTGGCCATTATCTCCGTTTTTATGGGAGCTGTATTGGCAATACAAACTGCTTTCAACATTGACCTTCCTCTGGTTCCTATGACCATGGTAGGGTTTACTACCCGCCAGGGGGTTATATTGGAATTCTCCCCTACCATCATTTCCCTGATCCTTGCCGGCAAGGTCGGAAGCCGTATTGCTTCAGAGATTGGCACCATGCGTGTCACCGAGCAGATCGATGCGCTGGAGATCATGGGAGTGAACCCGGCCAATTTCCTTATACTCCCGAAAATAGCGGCATCAATACTTATTAATCCATTCCTTATCATCTTCAGCATGTTTCTGGGAATATTCGGAGGATGGCTTGCCTGTGTAACAACCAACCTTGTGAGTTCCTCCGATTATGTCACCGGTATCCGTTCCTGGTTTAATCCGTATACCATCACCTATGCCCTTACCAAAACAGTGGTTTTTGCTTACCTTATCTCTTCCGTATCGGCCTTTCACGGGTATATCATCAGGGGAGGGGCACTGGAAGTTGGCAGCGCAAGCACCAAAGCCGTTGTACAGAGCAGCATCCTGATCATTATCTTTAACCTCATCCTAACTCAATTGTTGCTTACATGA